In Xiphophorus couchianus chromosome 24, X_couchianus-1.0, whole genome shotgun sequence, a single genomic region encodes these proteins:
- the LOC114140623 gene encoding uncharacterized protein LOC114140623 — protein sequence MITDQSSAQTVERELLQRGNHCREGTTAERELLQRGNHCREGTTAEREPLQRGNYCREGTTAERELLQRGNYCREGTTAEREPLQRGNYCREGTTAGRELLQRGNHCREGTTAERELLQRGNHCREGTTAERELLQRGNYCREGTTAERELLQRGNHCREGTTAERELLQRGNHCREGTTAEREPLQRGNYCREGTTAERELLQMVQSNTESFQVDVFLTKVIENVLRRHRGKPWRLPSSMRLSQVRFPAW from the exons ATGATAACTGACCAATCGTCTGCTCAGACAGTGGAGAGGGAACTACTGCAGAGAGGGAACCACTGCAGAGAGGGAACCACTGCAGAGAGGGAACTACTGCAGAGAGGGAACCACTGCAGGGAGGGAACTACTGCAGAGAGGGAACCACTGCAGAGAGGGAACTACTGCAGAGAGGGAACTACTGCAGAGAGGGAACTACTGCAGAGAGGGAACTACTGCAGAGAGGGAACCACTGCAGAGAGGGAACCACTGCAGAGAGGGAACTACTGCAGAGAGGGAACCACTGCAGGGAGGGAACTACTGCAGAGAGGGAACCACTGCAGAGAGGGAACTACTGCAGAGAGGGAACTACTGCAGAGAGGGAACCACTGCAGAGAGGGAACCACTGCAGAGAGGGAACTACTGCAGAGAGGGAACTACTGCAGAGAGGGAACTACTGCAGAGAGGGAACTACTGCAGAGAGGGAACCACTGCAGAGAGGGAACCACTGCAGAGAGGGAACTACTGCAGAGAGGGAACCACTGCAGGGAGGGAACTACTGCAGAGAGGGAACCACTGCAGAGAGGGAACTACTGCAGAGAGGGAACTACTGCAGAGAGGGAACTACTGCAGATGGTTCAGAGCAACACTGAGTCCTTCCAG gtggatgtttttttaacaaaggtCATAGAAAATGTGCTGCGGCGTCACAGAGGTAAACCATGGAGGCTACCGTCCTCAATGAGgctgtcacaggttcgattcccagcctggtga
- the LOC114141214 gene encoding uncharacterized protein LOC114141214, translating into MSPCALWRRLHPDDMKSSSGRLLMVKLKCPPSAPIRVNQSKWPTAFRKPTWRTIHQFVPPGLTFSLFPWQPAGVSVLLLCGASASPVSLSVSPNLQQFFIGDSSVSLNCLHEGRTAEGWTVRGTGPAGDCGPPGSGSGPSCVLSLSGPSAGRFWCEASSGQRSDNVSITVLGKGLILEIPALPVRAGCDVTLRCRRSNGDITAAFFFVGQRRLGSGPELVLQPVRRADEGSYWCSTDRFGRSPLSFLRVTDPPLPHATTPPPLVSGPTRPSSSPPLPPSSSPPLPQASGVSVPRQLCHLLVICPYCACSVLLLLRCCSRKSGGAPPPHLAFLAPPTGSQPTVAMETAQPAELDLVTTEHNF; encoded by the exons atgtcgcCCTGCGCTCTCTGGCGGCGCCTTCATCCAGACGACATGAAGTCTTCCTCCGGCCGCCTGCTGATGG TAAAGTTAAAATGTCCGCCGTCTGCACCAATCAGAGTAAATCAATCAAAATGGCCGACGGCGTTTAGGAAACCAACATGGAGGACAATCCATCAGTTCGTCCCTCCAGGTCTCACCTTCTctctgtttccatggcaacctgCAGgtgtctctgtgctgctgctgtgtggagCGTCTGCGTCTCCAG TGTCTCTGTCCGTCAGTCCAAACCTGCAGCAGTTCTTCATCGGGGATTCCTCCGTGTCTCTGAACTGTCTGCATGAGGGACGGACAGCAGAGGGATGGACGGTGAGGGGGACCGGACCGGCTGGGGACTGTGGAccgcctggttctggttccggtccatCCTGTGTCCTCAGCCTCTCTGGACCTTCAGCTGGACGGTTCTGGTGTGAAGCGTCTTCTGGCCAGAGGAGTGACAACGTCAGCATCACGGTGCTGG GTAAAGGTCTCATCCTGGAGATCCCGGCCCTTCCTGTCAGAGCAGGATGTGATGTCACGCTGCGCTGCAGGCGCAGTAACGGTGACATCACTGCGGCGTTCTTCTTCGTGGGTCAGCGCCGGCTGGGATCCGGACCGGAGCTGGTTCTCCAGCCGGTCCGCCGGGCCGACGAAGGCTCTTATTGGTGCTCCACGGACCGGTTTGGGAGGTCTCCTCTCAGCTTCCTGAGGGTCACAG atcctcctcttcctcacgccaccactcctcctcctctggtgTCGGGTCCAACCCGTCCTTCAtcgtctcctcctcttcctccttcatcgtctcctcctcttcctcaggccTCTGGTGTCTCGGTTCCTCGCCAGctctgccacctgctggtcatCTGTCCGTACTGCGCCTGCagcgtcctgctgctgctcaggtgctgcagcaggaagtcGGGTGGAGCTCCGCCCCCTCACCTGGCCTTTCTGGCTCCGCCCACAGGATCCCAACCCACCGTCGCCATGGAGACCGCACAGCCTGCAGAGCTGGACCTCGTCACCACGGAGCACAACTTCTGA